The Brachyspira aalborgi genome has a segment encoding these proteins:
- the rfaD gene encoding ADP-glyceromanno-heptose 6-epimerase, translating to MIIVTGGAGFIGSNIVRGLNNLGIDDIIIIDDLKNGSKHKNLNRIKFKDYIDKEFSIDFINKCRDKIDAIFHQGACSDTMEMDGNYMMKNNYETSKNILHICLENKIRLFYASSASVYGNGEKGFAEKEENEYPLNVYAFSKYQFDRYVNKLAKEKKINSQVVGLRYFNVYGPQENHKGRMASVAFHLFNQIKSGESMKIFEGSETFLRDFIYIDDVVSVNNYFFENEKIRGIFNCGTGCAESFLEIAKALKEVYPKSNIEYIPFPEALKGKYQKFTQADLTLLREAGYNKSFMNVNSGVKKYAQVLEESEGYWR from the coding sequence ATGATTATAGTGACAGGCGGAGCGGGATTTATAGGCTCGAATATCGTTAGAGGATTAAATAATTTAGGAATTGACGATATAATTATAATTGACGATTTAAAAAACGGTTCAAAACATAAAAATTTAAATAGAATAAAATTTAAAGATTATATTGATAAAGAATTTTCGATTGATTTTATAAACAAATGTAGAGATAAAATAGATGCAATTTTTCATCAAGGCGCTTGTTCCGACACTATGGAGATGGACGGAAATTATATGATGAAAAATAATTATGAGACGAGTAAAAATATTTTGCATATTTGTTTAGAAAATAAAATTAGATTATTTTACGCGTCAAGCGCTTCGGTTTATGGAAACGGAGAAAAAGGTTTTGCGGAAAAAGAAGAAAACGAATATCCTTTAAATGTTTACGCTTTTTCAAAATATCAATTTGATAGATATGTCAATAAACTTGCAAAAGAGAAAAAAATTAACAGTCAAGTAGTCGGATTAAGATATTTCAATGTTTATGGACCGCAGGAAAATCATAAAGGCAGAATGGCGTCAGTCGCTTTTCATTTATTTAATCAGATAAAATCGGGCGAGAGCATGAAAATTTTTGAAGGAAGCGAAACTTTTTTAAGAGATTTTATTTATATTGACGATGTAGTTTCGGTTAATAATTACTTTTTTGAAAACGAAAAAATAAGAGGAATATTTAATTGCGGAACGGGATGTGCCGAAAGTTTTTTAGAGATTGCAAAAGCGTTAAAAGAAGTTTATCCAAAATCGAATATAGAATATATACCTTTTCCCGAAGCATTAAAAGGAAAATATCAGAAATTTACTCAAGCCGATTTAACGCTTTTAAGAGAAGCGGGATATAATAAAAGTTTTATGAATGTAAACTCTGGAGTTAAAAAATACGCTCAAGTTTTAGAAGAAAGCGAAGGTTATTGGAGGTGA
- a CDS encoding TM2 domain-containing protein → MSDRSWIATLLLAIFLPVHRFYVGKIGTGILFWLTAGGFGIWYIIDIVMILLDVFTDKNGRKLRK, encoded by the coding sequence ATGTCAGATAGAAGTTGGATTGCGACTCTACTTCTTGCAATATTTTTGCCCGTTCATAGATTTTATGTTGGCAAAATAGGAACGGGAATTTTATTCTGGCTTACCGCTGGAGGTTTCGGAATTTGGTATATAATAGATATAGTTATGATTTTATTGGATGTATTTACCGACAAAAACGGAAGAAAATTAAGAAAATAA
- a CDS encoding SPL family radical SAM protein, with amino-acid sequence MFETEIKPKIIYREINCKSAINKIKNKFGFCNDLNIYRGCLHKCYYCYAVYSHKYINSRDFFNEIFVKKNIAEVLEKELSSKSWKRETINLGSVTDSYQKAEEDYKIMPDILKLLIKYKTPMCISTKSNLILRDFELIDKLSNIVPVRIASTITTACEKLSSLIEPNVISPLKRFETLKEFKKTKAIVGVHTIPIMPFITEDGLENLFIKTKENNLDYIICEVLNLKGECRKIYLNFVRKNFPQNYKKYLYIYNNNGELKEEYKNKIYKKIKFLEEKYNINYDSNNFDKVYIENETNLFNYI; translated from the coding sequence ATGTTTGAAACGGAAATAAAACCAAAAATAATATATAGAGAAATAAATTGTAAATCGGCAATAAACAAAATAAAAAATAAATTCGGTTTTTGCAACGATTTAAATATTTATAGAGGTTGTTTGCATAAATGTTATTATTGTTATGCCGTTTATTCGCATAAATATATTAATTCGAGAGATTTTTTCAACGAGATTTTTGTAAAGAAAAATATAGCGGAAGTTTTAGAAAAAGAATTATCTTCAAAAAGTTGGAAAAGAGAAACTATAAATTTGGGAAGCGTAACCGACAGTTATCAGAAAGCGGAAGAAGATTATAAGATAATGCCCGATATATTAAAACTTTTAATAAAATATAAAACTCCAATGTGCATTTCGACAAAAAGCAATTTAATATTGAGGGATTTTGAATTGATAGACAAACTTTCAAATATCGTTCCCGTTAGAATCGCTTCAACTATAACAACCGCTTGCGAAAAATTATCTTCTTTAATCGAGCCAAATGTTATAAGTCCGTTAAAAAGATTTGAAACGCTTAAAGAATTTAAAAAAACTAAAGCGATAGTCGGAGTTCATACAATTCCCATTATGCCTTTTATAACCGAAGACGGATTAGAAAATTTATTTATAAAAACTAAAGAAAATAATTTAGATTATATTATTTGCGAAGTTTTAAATTTAAAAGGAGAATGCAGAAAAATATATTTAAATTTCGTTAGAAAAAATTTCCCGCAAAATTATAAAAAATATCTTTATATTTACAATAATAACGGCGAATTAAAAGAAGAATACAAAAATAAAATTTACAAAAAGATAAAATTTTTAGAGGAAAAATATAATATTAATTACGATTCTAATAATTTTGACAAAGTTTATATTGAAAACGAAACTAATTTATTTAATTATATTTGA
- a CDS encoding Crp/Fnr family transcriptional regulator yields MSLKIEETGLLKINSNTVIFNEGEKIENLLVITKGDIDVYISSKDLINTENKEDIIQNSCKLFSIPRNIIIGIGGYRENSNYMFSLKSNSENEVYIVKTSNKEEIKDFFNKNKPYLTNMYHSTSYLSLKFYEEYIKIKNINNELKTISTNSGIAYFNINSKNKHLKSESFLKIKEIFESATKSGFYIPHSFDVDFVKSNHKELSDYNKDLSKEENDNKLNVEMEYIRRFLTMPKNIKDSFFTYDTNMSLSAANMLYNNLVDIINLLKKEFAETIENIFFIYSPEKESLFYEYSKIAFEFEKEGKDNEVLAKYTEYLGNITKRFYNLIKEEYELDLNINEEEIDSIIKKLLKKSDNAESETENANRVKVIIGAEQIPEEIKNPAKRIIEISGIEEERAKTLLKGLDAFRKLKDKFDTEDEARKIRRSVTNVFFEVFKEIAKKLIIDGKDSKLLKMFLNYGYMDDGLLTPNQIMDLYEVEDKTKAKNFNVFYIDEWLKKIYDKEELPSVNGFGQDYKEALREMKKRGIISDKEAEEHFESQSKRLEYEIENMVATTQRLCYGQVSVYFPIIHSDMVIKDFKDALIKRATIESVIESIKKVDFSAFYREVLYKNSQLNITKELVMKEVLPNIILMPTFGSRAIMWEELSSRQKDSTGRFLFPIFTSEDLESLAIPTIGAFRWELCKTMLGPAWNDITQMSLTSSYSDYIQFYKKNRDLSDDSKEKIKIQIKKCRNNLREVFVSDYFIWIKYESKGIMRLNRVNRNILFREVPLSKNIRDELEKQPMFSDIANRFRNIRMKKATELENRYFKFTKTGNPLPEELANHINFYKSM; encoded by the coding sequence ATGAGTCTAAAAATCGAAGAAACAGGATTATTAAAAATAAATTCAAATACCGTGATTTTTAACGAGGGAGAAAAAATAGAAAATCTTCTAGTTATTACAAAAGGAGATATAGATGTTTATATATCTTCTAAAGATTTAATTAATACGGAAAATAAAGAAGATATAATTCAAAATAGTTGTAAATTATTTAGCATACCAAGAAATATTATAATAGGAATCGGCGGATATAGAGAAAATTCAAATTATATGTTTTCATTAAAATCAAATTCTGAAAACGAAGTATATATTGTAAAAACTTCAAATAAAGAAGAGATTAAAGATTTCTTTAATAAAAATAAACCTTATTTAACTAATATGTATCATTCCACTTCATATTTATCGCTTAAATTTTACGAAGAATATATAAAAATAAAAAATATAAATAACGAATTAAAAACAATATCTACAAATTCGGGAATTGCATATTTCAATATTAATAGCAAGAATAAACATTTAAAATCGGAATCGTTCTTAAAAATAAAAGAAATATTTGAAAGCGCTACGAAATCGGGTTTTTATATTCCGCATTCTTTCGATGTAGATTTTGTAAAGTCGAATCATAAAGAATTGAGCGATTATAATAAAGATTTGTCGAAAGAAGAAAACGATAATAAACTTAATGTTGAAATGGAATATATAAGAAGATTTTTAACTATGCCTAAAAATATTAAAGACTCTTTTTTTACTTACGATACAAATATGAGTTTATCTGCGGCAAATATGCTTTATAATAATTTAGTTGACATAATAAATTTACTAAAAAAAGAATTTGCAGAAACTATAGAAAATATATTTTTTATATATTCGCCCGAAAAAGAATCTTTATTTTACGAATATTCAAAAATAGCTTTTGAATTTGAAAAAGAAGGAAAAGATAACGAAGTATTGGCAAAATATACGGAATATTTAGGAAATATAACAAAAAGATTCTATAATTTAATAAAAGAAGAATACGAATTAGATTTAAATATAAACGAAGAAGAAATTGATTCTATAATTAAAAAATTATTAAAAAAATCTGATAATGCCGAAAGCGAAACTGAAAACGCTAATAGAGTAAAAGTTATTATTGGAGCTGAGCAAATTCCAGAAGAGATTAAAAATCCCGCTAAAAGAATTATTGAAATTTCGGGAATAGAAGAAGAAAGAGCTAAAACATTATTAAAAGGTTTGGATGCGTTTAGAAAACTTAAAGATAAATTCGACACGGAAGACGAAGCAAGAAAAATAAGGCGTTCGGTTACAAATGTATTTTTTGAAGTATTTAAAGAAATTGCAAAAAAATTGATTATAGACGGAAAAGATTCTAAATTATTAAAAATGTTTTTAAATTACGGATATATGGATGACGGTTTATTAACGCCTAATCAAATAATGGATTTATACGAAGTTGAAGATAAAACAAAGGCTAAAAATTTTAATGTTTTCTATATAGACGAATGGCTTAAAAAAATATACGATAAAGAAGAATTGCCTTCCGTTAATGGATTCGGACAAGATTATAAAGAAGCTTTAAGAGAAATGAAAAAAAGAGGAATTATAAGCGATAAAGAAGCGGAAGAGCATTTTGAAAGTCAATCAAAAAGATTGGAATACGAAATAGAGAATATGGTTGCAACTACTCAAAGATTATGCTATGGACAGGTAAGCGTTTATTTTCCTATAATTCATAGCGATATGGTGATAAAAGATTTTAAAGACGCTTTGATAAAAAGAGCGACTATAGAATCGGTAATTGAGTCGATAAAGAAAGTTGATTTTTCCGCATTTTATAGAGAGGTTTTATATAAAAATAGCCAATTAAATATAACAAAAGAGTTGGTTATGAAAGAAGTTTTGCCAAATATAATATTAATGCCAACTTTCGGCTCAAGAGCGATAATGTGGGAAGAGCTTTCAAGCAGACAAAAAGACAGCACGGGAAGATTTTTATTTCCAATATTTACTTCGGAGGATTTGGAATCTTTAGCTATTCCAACTATAGGAGCTTTCAGATGGGAATTATGCAAAACTATGTTAGGTCCAGCTTGGAATGATATTACTCAAATGTCTTTAACATCTTCGTATAGCGATTATATTCAATTCTATAAAAAGAATAGAGATTTATCGGACGATTCAAAAGAAAAAATTAAAATACAAATTAAAAAATGTAGAAATAATTTAAGAGAAGTTTTTGTATCCGATTATTTTATATGGATAAAATACGAAAGCAAAGGAATAATGAGATTAAACAGAGTTAACAGAAATATATTATTTAGAGAAGTTCCTTTATCAAAAAATATAAGAGACGAACTTGAAAAACAGCCTATGTTCTCCGATATTGCAAATAGATTTAGAAATATTAGAATGAAAAAAGCCACAGAATTAGAAAATAGATATTTTAAATTTACAAAAACGGGAAATCCTTTGCCTGAAGAACTTGCTAATCATATAAATTTTTATAAGAGTATGTAA
- a CDS encoding phosphoglycerate kinase gives MKKTVKDIDIKGKKVIMRVDFNVPLDKETNSKITDTTRVDAAMPTIEYILSQGASLILMSHLGRPKGEVNPKYSLKPVYDYLKTKLPNNKVIFANDCIGEEVKKTAGSLNAGDVLLLENLRYHAEEEKNDANFSKQLADLADVYVNDAFGTAHRAHASTAGIVAAKPSMPAVAGFLMEKEIKYLGDAVAEPKRPFVAIIGGAKVSSKISVLKNLLNKVDTLIVVGGMAYTFFKAKGYEIGTSLCEDDYIQTAKEIMDKAKELNKTLYLPIDNVVADKFDNDANKKIVDCNAIPSGWMGMDVGDKTLKEIENILKSAKTIVWNGPLGVFEMSNFAKGTFETAKFIANSGAVSIIGGGDSVSAVNKSGVADKMTHISTGGGASLEFLEGIELPGIKVLQDK, from the coding sequence ATGAAAAAGACAGTAAAAGATATAGACATTAAAGGTAAAAAAGTAATAATGAGAGTGGATTTTAATGTTCCTCTCGATAAAGAAACCAACTCTAAAATAACGGATACTACAAGAGTTGACGCGGCTATGCCGACAATAGAGTATATACTCTCTCAAGGAGCTTCGTTAATATTAATGAGCCATTTGGGAAGACCTAAAGGAGAAGTAAATCCTAAATATTCTCTAAAGCCCGTTTACGATTATTTGAAAACAAAACTTCCGAATAATAAAGTTATTTTCGCTAACGATTGCATAGGAGAGGAAGTTAAAAAAACTGCGGGGTCTTTAAATGCGGGAGATGTTTTGCTTTTGGAAAATCTTCGCTATCATGCAGAAGAAGAAAAAAACGATGCAAATTTTTCAAAACAGCTTGCGGATTTGGCGGATGTTTATGTTAATGACGCGTTCGGAACTGCTCACAGGGCGCATGCTTCAACAGCGGGAATTGTAGCGGCTAAACCTTCTATGCCTGCCGTTGCGGGATTTTTAATGGAAAAAGAAATTAAATATTTGGGAGATGCCGTTGCCGAGCCTAAAAGACCTTTTGTAGCAATTATCGGAGGAGCGAAAGTTTCAAGTAAAATTTCCGTTCTTAAAAATCTTCTTAATAAAGTGGACACATTAATCGTAGTCGGAGGAATGGCTTATACATTCTTTAAAGCTAAAGGTTATGAAATAGGAACTTCTTTATGCGAAGACGATTATATTCAAACGGCTAAAGAAATTATGGATAAAGCTAAAGAATTAAATAAAACTCTATATTTGCCAATCGACAATGTTGTAGCGGATAAATTCGATAACGATGCAAACAAAAAAATTGTAGATTGCAACGCTATACCTTCAGGATGGATGGGAATGGATGTCGGAGATAAAACTCTTAAAGAGATTGAAAATATTCTTAAAAGCGCAAAAACTATAGTTTGGAACGGACCTTTGGGAGTATTTGAAATGTCTAACTTTGCAAAAGGAACTTTTGAAACCGCTAAATTTATAGCGAATTCTGGAGCGGTTAGCATAATCGGAGGAGGAGATAGCGTTTCTGCCGTTAATAAATCTGGAGTTGCCGATAAAATGACTCATATATCTACAGGTGGCGGCGCTTCTTTAGAGTTTTTAGAGGGAATAGAATTGCCCGGCATAAAGGTTTTACAAGATAAATAA
- the gap gene encoding type I glyceraldehyde-3-phosphate dehydrogenase: MAVKVAINGFGRIGRLVFQALVERGLLGKEIDVVGVVDVSTDAEYFAYQLKYDTVHGRMKADIGHEGEDVLVVNGCKIKCIPAAPLNQLDKLPWKDLGVEYVIESTGLYTEKEKAQGHISAGAKKVIISAPGKGDLRTFVYGVNHEEYNPAEHHVVSNASCTTNCLAPLVHVILKEGIGIEKGLMTTIHSYTATQKIVDGPSKKDWRGGRAGACNTIPSTTGAAKAVGEVLPATKGKLTGMSFRVATPDVSVVDLTFRSEKDTSIEEIDALMKKASESYLKNILGYCNEELVSSDFIHDNRSSIYDSLATLQNNLKGEKRFFKVVSWYDNEWGYSNRVIDLLLYMYSKK; encoded by the coding sequence ATGGCTGTAAAAGTAGCAATAAACGGTTTCGGACGCATAGGGCGTCTAGTTTTTCAGGCTTTGGTTGAAAGAGGTTTATTAGGCAAAGAGATTGATGTCGTTGGCGTTGTCGATGTCAGCACGGATGCCGAATATTTCGCTTATCAATTAAAATACGATACCGTTCATGGAAGAATGAAAGCCGATATAGGACATGAAGGAGAGGATGTATTGGTTGTTAATGGTTGCAAAATTAAATGCATTCCCGCAGCTCCTTTAAATCAATTGGATAAACTTCCATGGAAAGATTTGGGTGTAGAGTATGTTATAGAGTCTACGGGACTTTATACGGAAAAAGAAAAAGCGCAAGGACATATTTCGGCTGGAGCTAAAAAAGTTATTATAAGCGCTCCTGGTAAAGGCGATTTAAGAACTTTCGTTTACGGAGTTAATCATGAAGAATATAATCCTGCAGAGCATCATGTAGTTTCAAATGCAAGCTGCACTACAAATTGTTTAGCTCCTCTCGTTCATGTTATTCTTAAAGAAGGCATAGGAATAGAAAAAGGATTAATGACAACAATTCACTCTTATACGGCGACTCAAAAAATAGTTGACGGACCTTCTAAAAAAGATTGGAGAGGCGGAAGAGCTGGCGCTTGCAATACTATTCCTTCTACTACGGGAGCGGCTAAAGCGGTTGGAGAAGTTTTGCCAGCAACGAAAGGCAAATTGACGGGAATGAGTTTCAGAGTCGCAACTCCAGATGTTTCGGTTGTGGATTTAACTTTCAGAAGCGAAAAAGACACAAGTATTGAAGAAATTGACGCTTTAATGAAGAAAGCAAGCGAATCCTATTTAAAAAATATTTTAGGATATTGCAATGAAGAATTGGTTTCAAGCGACTTCATACATGATAATAGAAGTTCAATATACGATTCTTTGGCTACTCTTCAAAATAACCTTAAAGGAGAAAAAAGATTCTTCAAAGTAGTTTCTTGGTATGACAACGAATGGGGTTATTCAAACAGAGTAATAGACTTGTTATTATATATGTATAGCAAGAAATAA
- a CDS encoding ABC transporter ATP-binding protein/permease, whose amino-acid sequence MINKRLIALMGNAKKFIGFHVFFQLINLALNITAIFLLADFLQKIYEKNISNADIIKVSFGIIIVIILRFISNILIAKMSYCASGKVKQTLREKIYSKLLNLGISYREKFSTSEVVQISMEGVDQLEVYFGRYLPQFFYSVISPIILFAVLSTISVKASLILILCVPLIPISIILIVKIAKKILKKYWGSYSNLGELFLENLQGLTTLKIYQADEIKNKEMNIQAENFRIATMNVLKMQLNSITVMDIIAYGGAALGIIISVKEFINGNIDFAGAFSIIMLSAEFFIPLRLLGSFFHIAMNGIAASEKMFEILDLKEDDKRINKIDSKNENIIISNLNFGYNEDKTILKNINMTIKEKSFISIVGQSGSGKSTLAGLISLRNENYSGSIKIGEIELSSIDKNDLNKKIVVVDHNGYLFEGNVYENLKMAGENITEEKMNEVLKRVGLYDFLQSENGLQTKITEKASNLSGGQKQRLAIARAILYDGDIYIFDEATSNVDVDSEENIINIIKEISKTKTVILISHRLYNCRFSDIIYFLKDGTIKEEGSHEELIKLNGEYANIYNEQIKLESITKGATENA is encoded by the coding sequence ATGATAAATAAAAGATTAATCGCTCTAATGGGAAACGCTAAAAAATTTATAGGTTTTCATGTATTCTTTCAATTAATAAATCTTGCGCTTAATATAACGGCAATATTTTTATTAGCCGATTTTTTGCAAAAAATTTACGAAAAAAATATTTCAAACGCCGATATAATAAAAGTTTCTTTTGGAATTATAATCGTTATAATATTAAGATTTATATCAAATATTCTTATAGCTAAAATGTCTTATTGCGCTTCAGGCAAAGTAAAGCAAACTTTAAGAGAAAAAATTTATTCCAAACTTTTAAATCTTGGAATTTCTTATAGAGAAAAGTTTTCAACAAGCGAAGTAGTTCAAATTTCTATGGAAGGAGTAGACCAACTTGAAGTTTATTTTGGAAGATATTTGCCACAGTTTTTTTATAGCGTCATATCGCCGATTATTTTATTTGCAGTTTTATCGACTATAAGCGTAAAAGCGTCATTAATACTTATTTTATGCGTTCCTTTAATTCCAATATCTATAATTTTAATAGTGAAAATCGCTAAAAAAATATTAAAAAAATATTGGGGAAGCTATAGCAATTTGGGAGAATTATTTTTAGAGAATTTGCAGGGACTTACGACTTTAAAAATATATCAAGCGGATGAAATAAAAAATAAAGAAATGAATATTCAAGCTGAAAATTTTAGAATCGCTACTATGAATGTTCTTAAAATGCAGCTTAATTCTATTACAGTAATGGATATAATAGCTTACGGAGGAGCTGCGCTTGGAATAATAATTTCGGTTAAAGAATTTATAAACGGAAATATAGACTTTGCTGGCGCTTTTTCAATTATAATGCTTTCTGCCGAATTTTTTATTCCTTTAAGACTTCTTGGTTCTTTCTTTCATATCGCTATGAACGGAATCGCTGCAAGCGAGAAAATGTTTGAAATACTTGATTTGAAAGAAGACGATAAAAGAATAAATAAAATTGATTCTAAAAACGAAAACATTATAATAAGTAATCTTAATTTCGGATATAACGAAGATAAAACTATTTTAAAAAATATAAATATGACTATAAAAGAAAAAAGTTTTATTTCAATAGTAGGACAATCTGGTTCTGGCAAAAGCACATTAGCGGGACTTATATCTTTAAGAAACGAAAATTATTCTGGTTCTATAAAAATAGGCGAAATAGAACTTTCTTCAATAGACAAAAACGATTTGAATAAAAAAATTGTAGTAGTCGACCATAACGGCTATTTATTTGAAGGAAATGTTTACGAAAATTTGAAAATGGCTGGAGAAAATATAACCGAAGAGAAAATGAATGAAGTATTAAAACGAGTAGGATTATACGATTTTTTACAATCTGAAAACGGACTTCAAACAAAAATAACCGAAAAAGCTTCAAATTTATCGGGCGGACAAAAACAAAGACTCGCTATTGCAAGAGCTATACTTTATGACGGAGACATATATATTTTTGACGAAGCTACTTCAAATGTAGATGTCGATAGCGAAGAGAATATTATAAATATAATAAAAGAAATCTCAAAAACAAAAACGGTAATATTAATTTCGCATAGATTATATAATTGTCGATTTTCAGATATAATTTATTTTTTGAAAGATGGAACTATAAAAGAAGAAGGCTCGCATGAAGAACTTATAAAATTAAACGGAGAATACGCAAATATTTATAACGAACAAATTAAACTTGAAAGCATAACTAAAGGAGCTACAGAAAATGCGTAG
- a CDS encoding amino acid ABC transporter ATP-binding/permease protein: MRRSGIKIMVELIGLIAPLIHIMILAIITGVLGFLCAIFITILGGYGIINFIESNFNLKNIFILIFIIAILRGFFHYIEQLSNHYIAFKLLALIRDKIFIALRKLSPAKLEGRDKGNLIALITSDIELLEVFYAHTISPIAIGILTSLIMTIFIGSFNIILGIVAFLGYLTVGFFIPYFSSKYGKKDGMEYRDNFGKLNSYFLDSLWGIKEILQFGFGEKRNKEIENKTDDLMNINKKLKNYEGIIGGLTNSAILIFTLAILIISYLVVKDGDFKNIIIPVIAMASSFGPVIALSNLSNNLFLTLASGERVLNLLSEKPIVEEVYNGKDLKFKGVECKNIYFDYGGEEILKDYNLNIETNKIIGIKGKSGSGKSTLLKLLMRFWDIKSGDLKISNADIKEINTNSLRNMESYATQDTSIFKDTIENNIKIADYNATREEVIEACKKASLHDFIMTLPKNYDTEVGELGDTLSGGEKQRISIARSFLHKAPFILLDEPTSNLDSLNEAIILKSIKDNKENRTVILVSHRESTLNIADKIYQMKNDRAS, encoded by the coding sequence ATGCGTAGAAGCGGAATTAAAATTATGGTGGAACTTATAGGTTTGATAGCGCCTCTTATTCATATTATGATACTTGCTATTATAACGGGAGTTTTAGGATTTTTATGCGCGATATTTATAACTATACTTGGCGGATACGGAATAATAAATTTTATAGAATCCAATTTCAATTTGAAAAATATATTTATTTTGATTTTTATTATAGCTATTTTGAGAGGATTTTTTCATTATATAGAACAGCTTAGCAATCATTATATAGCTTTTAAACTTTTGGCTTTAATAAGAGATAAAATATTTATAGCTTTAAGAAAACTCTCTCCCGCGAAACTCGAAGGGAGAGATAAAGGAAATTTAATAGCTTTGATAACGAGCGATATAGAATTGCTTGAAGTATTTTACGCTCATACGATATCTCCAATTGCCATAGGAATTTTAACTTCTCTTATAATGACAATATTCATTGGAAGTTTTAATATAATTTTAGGAATTGTCGCATTTTTAGGTTATTTGACGGTTGGATTTTTTATTCCTTATTTTTCTTCAAAATATGGAAAAAAAGACGGAATGGAATATAGAGATAATTTTGGAAAATTAAACAGTTATTTTTTAGACAGTTTATGGGGAATAAAAGAAATTCTGCAATTTGGATTTGGAGAAAAACGAAATAAAGAAATAGAAAATAAAACTGACGATTTAATGAATATAAATAAAAAATTAAAAAACTATGAAGGAATAATTGGCGGTTTAACAAATTCGGCAATTTTAATATTTACTTTGGCTATTTTAATAATAAGTTATTTAGTTGTTAAGGACGGAGATTTTAAAAATATAATAATTCCCGTAATAGCTATGGCAAGCTCTTTCGGTCCCGTTATAGCTTTAAGCAATTTGTCGAATAATTTATTTTTAACGCTTGCAAGCGGCGAGCGAGTCCTTAATTTGCTATCAGAAAAGCCTATAGTTGAAGAAGTTTACAACGGAAAAGATTTAAAATTTAAAGGAGTCGAATGCAAAAATATTTATTTCGATTACGGAGGAGAGGAAATATTGAAAGATTATAATTTGAATATAGAAACGAATAAAATAATAGGAATAAAAGGAAAAAGCGGAAGCGGTAAGTCTACTTTATTAAAATTATTAATGCGTTTTTGGGATATAAAAAGCGGAGATTTAAAAATATCGAATGCCGACATAAAAGAAATAAATACAAACTCTTTGCGAAATATGGAGAGCTACGCCACTCAAGATACTTCAATATTTAAAGATACAATAGAAAACAATATAAAAATTGCCGATTATAACGCGACAAGAGAAGAAGTGATAGAAGCCTGCAAAAAAGCGTCTTTGCATGATTTTATAATGACTTTGCCTAAAAATTACGACACGGAAGTAGGCGAGCTTGGGGACACTTTATCTGGAGGAGAGAAACAGAGAATAAGCATCGCAAGAAGTTTTTTGCATAAAGCTCCGTTTATACTTTTAGACGAGCCGACAAGCAATTTGGACAGCTTAAACGAAGCGATTATATTAAAATCTATAAAAGACAATAAAGAAAATAGAACCGTAATTTTAGTTTCGCATAGAGAATCGACTTTAAATATTGCAGATAAAATTTATCAAATGAAAAACGATAGAGCGAGTTAA
- a CDS encoding YbaN family protein: MKVVLIILGFISMGIGIIGIVVPILPTTPFLLLASFFFAKGSKRFHDWFISTKIYKKYLESFVQSKAMTLKNKFTILLPVSCMLIITFIFVNNLHARIVLVILFIGKYLYFFTQIRTITEEEESELKKNRDIAKENGNLE, from the coding sequence TTGAAAGTTGTATTAATAATTTTAGGTTTTATTTCTATGGGAATAGGAATTATCGGAATAGTAGTTCCGATTTTGCCGACTACGCCGTTTTTACTTTTGGCTTCTTTCTTTTTTGCAAAAGGCTCGAAAAGATTTCACGATTGGTTTATCTCTACAAAAATTTACAAAAAATATTTGGAGAGTTTTGTTCAATCAAAAGCTATGACTTTAAAAAATAAATTTACGATACTTTTGCCCGTAAGTTGCATGCTTATAATTACTTTCATATTTGTAAATAATTTGCATGCGAGAATAGTTTTGGTAATTTTGTTTATTGGAAAGTATTTATATTTTTTCACTCAAATAAGAACCATAACGGAAGAGGAAGAGTCGGAGCTTAAAAAGAATAGAGACATTGCAAAAGAAAACGGAAATTTAGAATAA